Proteins encoded by one window of Syntrophales bacterium:
- a CDS encoding acyl-CoA dehydrogenase family protein, which produces MALDFTFTEEQRMLEEQVYRWATTWLEPQMEHLYEVDEMPPDLFKELGKLGVNGIAFEEKYGGAGLGYVETLLVYETIARVSNALSMTVGASQTLCFDNVRRNATEKQKEYILPKACSGEWIGCLGITEPNAGSDAMSMQTRAEKKGDRYIINGSKIFITNGPVADFMLFYAKTDPAAGPKGISAFIFETEEYRKNGQFKVEKIKKWGMRTSPTGLITFEDMELPEENLIGGLNKGVAVLTSGLCTERITLSGCSLGSQRACLELSLKYAKERVQFGKPIASFQAIQEKLANMYCGYKASKWMAYSAAAYCDSLEDKRGGKGTDLDRLAAAALLFAGEMGTKIALDAVQIFGGYGYTTEYPVSRHYLDQKLWEIGAGTSEIRRMIIARELLRDDFRSGV; this is translated from the coding sequence ATGGCATTAGACTTTACATTCACCGAAGAACAACGCATGCTTGAGGAGCAGGTATACAGGTGGGCAACTACCTGGCTTGAGCCACAGATGGAGCATCTTTATGAAGTTGACGAAATGCCACCGGATCTTTTTAAGGAACTGGGAAAACTGGGGGTCAATGGTATTGCTTTTGAGGAGAAATACGGCGGTGCTGGCTTAGGTTATGTGGAAACACTTCTCGTGTATGAAACAATAGCAAGGGTGAGCAATGCTCTTTCCATGACTGTTGGCGCCAGTCAAACGCTTTGTTTTGACAACGTTCGCCGTAACGCAACAGAGAAACAGAAAGAGTACATCCTCCCCAAGGCCTGCTCCGGTGAGTGGATTGGATGTCTGGGTATTACAGAGCCCAATGCCGGTTCTGATGCTATGAGCATGCAGACCAGAGCGGAGAAAAAGGGTGATCGTTACATTATCAACGGGAGCAAGATATTTATTACAAATGGTCCTGTAGCTGATTTCATGTTGTTCTACGCCAAAACAGATCCTGCTGCTGGTCCTAAGGGTATATCTGCTTTTATCTTTGAGACAGAGGAGTATAGGAAAAACGGTCAGTTCAAAGTGGAAAAAATCAAAAAGTGGGGTATGAGGACATCTCCAACGGGTTTAATAACGTTCGAGGACATGGAGTTACCTGAGGAAAATCTCATAGGCGGTTTGAACAAAGGTGTAGCAGTGCTCACAAGTGGTCTTTGCACCGAGAGAATAACACTATCAGGTTGTTCACTGGGAAGCCAAAGGGCGTGTCTGGAACTTTCACTTAAATACGCAAAGGAAAGGGTACAGTTCGGTAAGCCCATTGCTTCCTTCCAGGCGATTCAGGAGAAGTTGGCCAACATGTACTGTGGATACAAGGCTTCCAAATGGATGGCATACAGTGCGGCGGCTTACTGTGATTCCCTGGAGGATAAACGGGGTGGTAAGGGAACAGACCTAGATCGTTTGGCAGCTGCTGCATTGCTGTTTGCGGGAGAGATGGGAACAAAAATCGCTCTGGATGCTGTTCAGATCTTTGGCGGTTACGGTTACACCACAGAATATCCTGTTTCCAGACACTATCTGGATCAGAAGCTCTGGGAAATTGGTGCTGGTACTTCAGAAATTAGAAGGATGATCATCGCCCGTGAGCTGCTGCGGGATGATTTCCGGAGTGGTGTCTGA
- the fmt gene encoding methionyl-tRNA formyltransferase yields MTSKAKITFMGTPEFAVPSLEKLISEGHRIEAVITQPDRPRGRGRQVQPSPVKIKAMEYGLPVYQPEKVKDPSFLEQLQKINPDLIVVVAFGQILPPEVLHLPPLGCINVHPSLLPKYRGPAPINWTLIRGEEVTGVTIMEMDEGIDTGNIILQETTAVLPDEIYDELHNRLALLGANLLVKAIDLLQEGKTTKSPQDHSAATYAPMIKKNDTLINWNQKTKDIINFIRGLSSTPGAFTFLDGKILKIFRARQGKEFPPAPPGTIRVGEGNSLMVASADGWVEVLELQLEGKKRMDTPSFLRGHRGSISTKLG; encoded by the coding sequence ATGACCTCAAAAGCAAAAATCACGTTCATGGGAACACCGGAATTCGCCGTTCCGTCTTTAGAGAAATTGATCAGTGAAGGCCACAGAATCGAAGCTGTCATTACACAACCGGATCGTCCTCGAGGCCGAGGAAGGCAGGTTCAACCATCGCCTGTAAAGATAAAAGCTATGGAATATGGTCTCCCAGTGTATCAGCCGGAAAAAGTGAAGGACCCTTCTTTTCTGGAACAGCTCCAAAAAATTAACCCCGACCTCATTGTAGTGGTCGCCTTCGGCCAAATACTCCCACCGGAAGTATTACATTTACCTCCTCTTGGTTGCATTAATGTACATCCTTCCCTCCTTCCAAAATACCGGGGTCCTGCCCCTATAAACTGGACACTAATCAGAGGTGAAGAAGTTACCGGGGTGACCATTATGGAAATGGACGAAGGGATCGATACGGGGAACATCATTTTACAGGAAACCACAGCCGTATTACCTGATGAGATTTACGATGAACTTCACAATCGTCTGGCCCTTTTAGGGGCCAACCTTCTAGTTAAGGCCATCGATTTACTGCAAGAAGGCAAAACAACAAAATCACCACAGGATCATTCAGCTGCTACCTACGCACCAATGATTAAGAAAAACGACACTCTCATAAACTGGAACCAAAAAACGAAAGACATAATAAATTTTATCCGGGGGTTGTCATCCACACCGGGAGCCTTCACTTTCCTTGATGGGAAAATCTTAAAGATCTTCCGCGCCCGCCAAGGAAAGGAATTCCCGCCAGCGCCTCCAGGAACAATCCGTGTTGGGGAAGGTAACTCTCTCATGGTTGCCTCCGCCGATGGATGGGTTGAGGTGCTGGAACTACAGCTTGAGGGAAAAAAAAGGATGGACACACCTTCATTCCTACGAGGGCACAGGGGCTCGATAAGTACAAAACTGGGATAG